One Brevibacterium spongiae DNA segment encodes these proteins:
- a CDS encoding winged helix-turn-helix domain-containing protein, producing MQKMTRAQARRTAIAATGLDRPRPERVTARHLKSVFETMGLTQIDSVARVVRSHYLPFFSRLGPYPRETLDRLFYRSPRMGVEYWAHAAAFVPPQTWKHFAGSRTEWWRNDYGQRHPESGPAFRELQAAVLEVLAERPKTAREVGELVDHDLPERHRGHWGWNPSQVKLALEALFAGGIVSSAGRNDHFERIYALTHQVSPDLPETPLAFGAADEPQLGLDPAAPRHRGVSGVDNDVLALTRTAARALGIARPDDIADYFRQLRAPTDAAITELLATGELRDVEVDGVPALRWHAARTPRTVKARALLAPFDPLVFHRPRLEWLFDFHYRIEIYTPAPKRVHGYYVTPFLLGDRIVGRVDLHRDRAAGILRAHRVTWEPGEEHTEELLAELSTMAGWLGLTGVDLEGTHLPLS from the coding sequence ATGCAGAAGATGACACGCGCCCAGGCGCGCAGGACGGCCATCGCGGCGACCGGGCTCGATCGGCCGCGACCGGAGCGCGTGACTGCTCGCCACCTGAAATCTGTGTTCGAGACCATGGGGCTGACCCAGATCGATTCCGTGGCACGCGTCGTCCGCTCCCATTACCTGCCCTTCTTCTCCCGCCTGGGACCGTATCCGCGGGAGACGCTCGACCGGCTGTTCTACCGCTCGCCGAGGATGGGCGTCGAATACTGGGCACATGCCGCGGCGTTCGTGCCCCCACAGACGTGGAAGCACTTCGCGGGCAGCCGCACCGAATGGTGGCGCAACGACTACGGACAGCGCCACCCCGAGTCCGGGCCGGCCTTCCGCGAACTGCAGGCCGCCGTCCTCGAGGTGCTGGCCGAGCGCCCGAAGACGGCACGTGAGGTCGGCGAACTCGTCGACCACGATCTGCCCGAACGTCACCGCGGGCATTGGGGATGGAACCCGAGCCAGGTGAAACTCGCCCTCGAAGCACTGTTCGCCGGAGGCATCGTCAGCAGCGCCGGCCGCAATGATCACTTCGAACGCATCTACGCGCTCACGCACCAGGTGTCGCCAGATCTGCCCGAGACGCCTCTGGCCTTCGGCGCCGCGGACGAGCCGCAGCTGGGACTCGATCCTGCCGCCCCCAGGCACCGGGGAGTCTCCGGCGTCGACAATGACGTCCTCGCCCTGACCCGCACCGCTGCACGCGCACTGGGCATCGCCCGCCCCGACGACATCGCCGACTACTTCCGACAGCTGCGCGCACCCACCGATGCTGCCATCACCGAACTGCTTGCGACCGGGGAGCTGCGCGACGTCGAGGTCGACGGCGTTCCCGCTCTGCGCTGGCACGCGGCGCGCACCCCGCGAACGGTGAAGGCTCGGGCACTGCTGGCGCCATTCGATCCGCTCGTCTTCCACCGCCCGCGCCTCGAATGGCTCTTCGACTTCCACTACCGCATCGAGATCTACACCCCGGCACCGAAGCGTGTGCACGGGTACTACGTGACGCCGTTCCTCCTCGGCGATCGGATCGTCGGACGTGTCGATCTGCACCGGGACCGTGCGGCGGGGATCCTGCGCGCACACCGGGTGACATGGGAACCGGGGGAGGAGCACACCGAGGAACTCCTCGCAGAGCTCTCCACGATGGCCGGATGGCTGGGCCTGACCGGCGTGGACCTCGAAGGCACTCACCTGCCATTAAGCTAG
- a CDS encoding Rv3235 family protein, producing the protein MTAPLILTRPQAPTTPPRRRATPLSTSSAGPSATARVIGLSGEAADERQRIAATAASLAVACLEVLSGVRRSDTIARWVDPELLAKIDHRAQLRAEVAPRRPASELGSQRAVQPGRTQVCRVSSGVAEVTVIVRTPNRIRAVAVRLELLTTRWTLTALQTM; encoded by the coding sequence ATGACCGCCCCGCTCATCCTCACCCGTCCGCAGGCTCCGACGACACCGCCTCGGCGACGGGCCACCCCATTGTCGACCTCATCGGCGGGGCCATCGGCGACCGCTCGGGTCATCGGGCTCAGCGGTGAGGCCGCTGACGAACGACAGCGGATCGCGGCCACGGCCGCCTCGTTGGCCGTCGCTTGCCTCGAAGTCCTCTCCGGAGTCCGACGCAGCGACACGATCGCCCGGTGGGTCGACCCGGAGCTGTTGGCCAAGATCGATCACCGTGCGCAGCTGCGCGCCGAGGTGGCACCGCGTCGGCCGGCTAGCGAGCTCGGCAGCCAGCGGGCGGTGCAGCCTGGTCGGACGCAGGTGTGTCGAGTGAGTTCGGGGGTCGCCGAGGTCACGGTCATCGTGCGCACCCCGAACCGAATCCGGGCGGTGGCAGTCCGTTTGGAGCTGCTCACCACCCGGTGGACGCTGACGGCGCTGCAGACCATGTGA
- a CDS encoding SAF domain-containing protein: MELSKRIRRPKWTDTRLLVGAMLVVLAVIGTYLLITSANSTTRVWASARALVPGEALETADLTVAEVNLADIGGKYLSADEELPSGTSVRSVVAAGELLAASAVAPLTELEGRVVAIDVAGSVPSVVDAGSLVDVWAQPEQNGLDDDGTKPRQLVDSAPVAHITRDVGSFGVGDGARIEVFVGTGELADVLAALDGRSVLSVVGAPSAAQADGGR; the protein is encoded by the coding sequence ATGGAGCTCTCGAAACGAATCCGCCGCCCCAAATGGACCGACACGAGGCTCCTCGTGGGCGCGATGCTCGTCGTTCTCGCTGTGATCGGGACCTACCTGCTCATCACTTCGGCGAACTCCACCACCCGGGTCTGGGCGAGTGCTCGCGCGCTCGTCCCCGGCGAGGCCCTTGAGACGGCAGACCTCACGGTCGCCGAGGTCAACCTCGCGGACATCGGCGGCAAATACCTGTCGGCGGATGAGGAACTGCCCTCCGGGACGAGCGTGCGCAGCGTGGTCGCCGCTGGCGAGCTGCTCGCCGCTTCTGCGGTGGCGCCGTTGACGGAGCTCGAGGGACGCGTCGTCGCCATCGACGTCGCCGGCTCCGTCCCCAGCGTCGTCGACGCGGGAAGCCTCGTCGACGTGTGGGCGCAGCCGGAGCAGAACGGTCTCGACGATGACGGGACCAAGCCGCGTCAGCTCGTCGACTCCGCACCGGTCGCTCACATCACGCGAGACGTCGGGAGCTTCGGGGTCGGAGACGGGGCGCGGATCGAGGTCTTCGTCGGAACGGGGGAGCTGGCCGATGTGCTGGCCGCCCTCGACGGCCGCAGCGTGCTGTCCGTGGTCGGTGCACCCTCTGCCGCACAGGCAGATGGCGGTCGGTGA
- a CDS encoding helix-turn-helix domain-containing protein, translated as MVVESRFLPLTDVAELLNVSIAQARALVRSGDLRAIKVGGRGQWRVEKSEIEAYIQRMYERTEYQIKTGSIED; from the coding sequence ATGGTCGTCGAAAGCCGCTTCCTGCCACTGACTGATGTGGCCGAACTGCTCAATGTCTCGATCGCCCAGGCCAGGGCCTTGGTCCGCTCGGGCGACCTCCGTGCGATCAAGGTCGGCGGACGCGGCCAGTGGCGCGTCGAGAAGTCGGAGATCGAAGCCTATATTCAGCGCATGTACGAGCGCACCGAGTACCAGATCAAGACCGGTTCCATCGAGGACTGA
- a CDS encoding LysM peptidoglycan-binding domain-containing protein, with protein MYLLIACAGSWLVLLGSFGAAWAQLPQPWTTSDLVVIAVIGTAVLAFSRLGLVSLLALLLRLLPSGRLRSRLAGCVLRVTPRLLASSVLAVASTGVALQAVHAVPVSDVDGTTAAHSEVLRPVAVAPADPGWPTLEDDAPSGSGLPDPAWPTEPPPGEPPPEDASDPPKHDQREPDDDHAGAPENPDSAESHPDPAVPPNTVHVVEDGESLWSIAASLAESPDDTPQLVDEVYTANREIIGPDPSLIIAGQRLEIQP; from the coding sequence ATGTATCTCTTGATCGCATGCGCAGGTTCCTGGCTGGTTCTGCTCGGGTCGTTCGGCGCCGCCTGGGCACAGCTTCCGCAGCCGTGGACGACGAGCGATCTCGTCGTCATCGCCGTCATCGGAACCGCTGTACTGGCATTCTCACGCCTCGGGCTCGTCTCACTTCTCGCTCTTCTTCTGAGGCTTCTGCCCTCCGGTCGACTCAGATCGCGCCTGGCGGGGTGCGTCCTCAGGGTCACACCGAGGCTGCTGGCCTCGAGCGTGCTCGCCGTCGCATCGACGGGAGTCGCCCTCCAGGCCGTTCACGCCGTTCCGGTCTCAGACGTCGACGGAACCACCGCTGCCCATTCGGAAGTGCTTCGCCCGGTGGCGGTCGCGCCCGCAGATCCCGGGTGGCCGACCCTCGAGGATGATGCGCCCTCCGGATCCGGATTGCCCGATCCCGCCTGGCCCACCGAACCGCCGCCGGGAGAACCGCCCCCGGAGGACGCATCTGACCCGCCGAAGCACGACCAGCGGGAACCTGACGACGACCACGCCGGTGCACCGGAGAACCCGGACAGTGCAGAGTCCCACCCGGACCCCGCGGTTCCCCCGAATACCGTGCACGTCGTCGAAGACGGAGAGAGCCTGTGGTCGATCGCGGCCTCACTGGCCGAGTCCCCCGACGACACCCCGCAGCTCGTCGACGAAGTCTATACCGCCAACCGCGAGATCATCGGCCCCGATCCCAGCCTCATCATCGCGGGTCAGAGATTGGAGATTCAGCCATGA
- the secA gene encoding preprotein translocase subunit SecA, which yields MANFLEKLLRTGEGRTLKKLRRYTDAINALSDEFSEMTDTELREETGRFKERYKDGESLDSLLPEAFATVREASSRTLGLRHFDVQLMGGAALHMGNIAEMKTGEGKTLVATAPAYLNALTGDPVHIITVNDYLATYQSELMGRVFRFLGMETGCIQANMPSDLRRKQYAADITYGTNNEFGFDYLRDNMAWSADELVQRGHAFAIVDEVDSILIDEARTPLIISGPAEGDSNRWYGEFAKVVKRLKTDRDYEVDEKKRTVGVLEPGIERVEDYLGIGNLYDAENTPLISFLNNAIRAKELFKKDKDYVVLDGEVLIVDEHTGRVLKGRRYNEGLHQAIEAKEGVKVQAENQTLATITLQNFFRLYDKLSGMTGTAETEAAEFMSTYKLGVVPIPTNKPMQRVDQSDFVYKNEVAKFAAVVDDIVERHESGQPVLVGTTSVEKSEYLSKHLAKRGVKHEVLNAKNHAREASIVAMAGRKGSVTVATNMAGRGTDIMLGGNAEFLAVAEMEKRGLDPVENEDQYEAEWQDVLKDAEKKVKADAEEVVELGGLYVLGTERHESRRIDNQLRGRSGRQGDPGESRFYLSLTDDLMRLFGSGAAERIMATANVPDDVPLESKMVSRAILSAQSQIEQRNAEQRKNVLKYDDVLNRQRTVIYDERRRVLDGADLEEQVANFREEVIDAYVAEATTGPVEDWQIDELFEALDKIYTPSITSEDLAEELGGLGNLTKNRLNQEIQSDIAVFYSQREEELGEDATRELERRVVLSVIDKRWREHLYEMDYLKNGIGLRAMAQKDPLVEYQREGFEMFKTMQDGIKEDVVRLTNTLQVQVSSSAAESGEDSEVEVDAEELRHTTPKMQLSAPSEDGSSSISESEDDDEPAPANRAQRRAKKKARN from the coding sequence GTGGCTAATTTCCTCGAGAAGCTTCTGCGCACAGGCGAAGGCAGAACTCTGAAGAAGCTCCGCCGATACACGGACGCCATCAATGCGCTGTCCGATGAGTTCAGTGAGATGACCGACACTGAGCTGCGTGAGGAAACCGGCCGGTTCAAGGAGCGCTACAAGGACGGAGAGAGCCTCGACTCCCTCCTGCCCGAAGCGTTCGCCACCGTGCGCGAGGCATCGAGCCGCACCCTGGGCCTGCGCCACTTCGACGTCCAGCTCATGGGCGGGGCGGCCCTGCACATGGGCAATATCGCGGAGATGAAGACCGGTGAAGGCAAGACCCTCGTCGCCACCGCTCCGGCGTATCTCAACGCACTGACCGGTGACCCGGTCCACATCATCACGGTCAACGACTATCTGGCCACCTACCAGTCCGAGCTCATGGGACGCGTGTTCCGCTTCCTCGGTATGGAGACCGGCTGCATCCAGGCGAACATGCCGTCTGATCTGCGCCGCAAGCAGTACGCCGCGGACATCACCTATGGCACGAACAACGAATTCGGCTTCGACTACCTGCGCGACAACATGGCCTGGTCCGCCGATGAGCTCGTCCAGCGCGGACACGCCTTCGCCATCGTCGATGAGGTCGACTCGATCCTCATCGATGAGGCACGCACCCCGCTCATCATCTCCGGTCCGGCCGAAGGAGATTCGAACCGCTGGTACGGAGAGTTCGCGAAGGTCGTCAAGAGGCTGAAGACCGACCGCGACTACGAAGTCGATGAGAAGAAGCGCACCGTCGGTGTGCTCGAGCCCGGCATCGAACGCGTCGAGGACTACCTGGGCATCGGCAACCTCTACGACGCCGAGAACACTCCGCTCATCAGCTTCCTCAACAACGCCATCCGCGCCAAGGAGCTGTTCAAGAAGGACAAGGACTACGTCGTCCTCGACGGCGAAGTCCTCATCGTCGACGAGCACACCGGACGTGTGCTCAAGGGCCGCCGCTACAACGAAGGCCTCCACCAGGCCATCGAGGCGAAGGAAGGGGTGAAGGTCCAGGCGGAGAACCAGACGCTGGCCACGATCACCCTGCAGAACTTCTTCCGCCTCTACGACAAGCTCTCAGGCATGACCGGTACGGCCGAGACCGAAGCCGCGGAATTCATGTCGACCTACAAACTCGGCGTGGTCCCGATTCCGACGAACAAGCCGATGCAGCGCGTCGACCAGTCTGACTTCGTCTACAAGAACGAGGTCGCGAAGTTCGCCGCCGTCGTCGACGACATCGTCGAACGACACGAGAGCGGCCAGCCGGTCCTCGTCGGCACGACCAGCGTGGAGAAGAGCGAATACCTCTCCAAGCACCTGGCCAAGCGCGGCGTCAAGCACGAAGTCCTCAACGCGAAGAACCATGCTCGTGAGGCGTCGATCGTCGCGATGGCCGGACGCAAGGGCTCGGTCACCGTGGCCACGAACATGGCCGGTCGCGGCACCGACATCATGCTCGGCGGCAATGCCGAATTCCTCGCCGTCGCCGAAATGGAGAAGCGCGGACTCGACCCGGTCGAGAACGAGGACCAGTACGAGGCCGAATGGCAGGACGTGCTCAAAGATGCCGAAAAGAAGGTCAAGGCCGACGCCGAGGAGGTCGTCGAACTCGGCGGTCTCTACGTCCTCGGCACCGAACGCCACGAATCCCGGCGCATCGACAACCAGCTGCGCGGACGTTCCGGTCGCCAGGGAGATCCCGGTGAATCCCGGTTCTACCTGTCTCTGACCGATGACCTCATGCGCCTGTTCGGCTCGGGTGCCGCCGAACGCATCATGGCCACGGCGAACGTGCCCGATGATGTGCCGCTGGAATCGAAGATGGTCAGCCGCGCCATCCTCTCCGCCCAGTCCCAGATCGAACAGCGCAACGCTGAGCAGCGCAAGAACGTCCTCAAATACGATGACGTGCTCAACCGGCAGCGCACCGTCATCTACGATGAGCGTCGCCGCGTCCTCGACGGAGCCGACCTCGAAGAGCAGGTCGCGAACTTCCGCGAAGAGGTCATCGACGCCTATGTCGCCGAGGCGACGACGGGCCCGGTCGAAGACTGGCAGATCGACGAACTCTTCGAAGCCCTCGATAAGATCTACACTCCCTCGATCACCTCCGAGGACCTCGCCGAGGAGCTCGGCGGGCTCGGCAATCTCACGAAGAACCGCCTCAACCAAGAGATCCAGTCCGATATCGCAGTGTTCTACTCCCAGCGTGAAGAGGAACTCGGTGAGGACGCCACCCGCGAACTCGAACGCCGGGTTGTGCTCTCCGTCATCGATAAACGCTGGCGTGAGCACCTCTACGAGATGGACTACCTCAAGAACGGCATCGGACTGCGTGCGATGGCGCAGAAGGATCCGCTGGTGGAGTACCAGCGTGAGGGCTTCGAGATGTTCAAGACCATGCAGGATGGGATCAAGGAGGACGTCGTTCGCCTGACGAATACTCTGCAGGTCCAGGTGAGCTCCTCGGCGGCAGAGTCCGGCGAGGATTCCGAAGTCGAAGTCGATGCAGAGGAGCTGCGGCACACGACTCCGAAGATGCAGCTCTCAGCCCCTTCGGAAGACGGCTCCTCTTCGATCTCCGAATCCGAGGACGACGACGAACCGGCTCCGGCCAACCGTGCTCAGCGACGGGCGAAGAAGAAGGCCAGGAACTGA
- a CDS encoding helix-turn-helix domain-containing protein — MRKDCLITDEQARAAIDLFDKGHGYAATATKLDVHKPTLKLLHDRWLVRGTISVMEPHQPRRIPAETKIATAKRYLDGEHKVVLAQELGLASSRTVVDWAKKYRDKGEDAFVTPPPAKGKTARIRALDNGQDPDADPAPSKPDLMAKKTHVEDISLAEYRQLQDRLLRAEAENAYLKKLRALRQKGQL; from the coding sequence ATGCGTAAGGACTGTCTGATCACAGACGAACAAGCCAGGGCCGCGATCGACCTCTTCGACAAAGGGCACGGCTATGCCGCGACAGCCACGAAGCTCGACGTGCATAAACCCACGCTCAAACTCCTCCACGACCGGTGGCTGGTGCGTGGAACAATATCGGTCATGGAACCGCACCAGCCCCGCCGCATACCGGCAGAGACGAAGATCGCGACTGCGAAACGGTACCTCGACGGCGAACACAAAGTCGTCCTGGCTCAAGAGCTCGGTTTGGCGTCCTCGCGTACCGTGGTTGATTGGGCGAAGAAATACCGGGACAAGGGCGAAGACGCGTTCGTGACACCGCCGCCGGCCAAAGGCAAGACAGCACGAATACGAGCCCTCGACAACGGTCAGGACCCCGATGCTGATCCGGCACCGTCGAAGCCAGACCTGATGGCGAAGAAGACGCATGTCGAGGACATCAGCCTGGCCGAGTATCGGCAGCTGCAAGACCGGCTGCTGCGGGCTGAAGCGGAGAACGCTTACTTGAAAAAACTGCGGGCCTTGAGGCAAAAAGGGCAGCTGTGA
- a CDS encoding DUF2505 domain-containing protein, whose protein sequence is MRTLTLSHDYSVDLQTFLATLADCEVWEKLGSEASSEHIDPDTEMTVRTPMPKSDLPSALASRLPNETELVEVYMIPGDVLGDDAEIRMSARAAGVPVEIDAVIELHQVGSQTKLTAHAEISSSIPMFGAMIEQAVVPILDKRLSERLRRFETL, encoded by the coding sequence ATGCGAACTCTGACCCTCAGCCACGACTATTCGGTCGACCTGCAGACGTTTCTGGCCACACTCGCCGATTGCGAAGTCTGGGAGAAACTCGGATCCGAGGCCAGCTCGGAGCACATCGATCCCGACACGGAGATGACCGTGCGGACGCCGATGCCCAAATCGGACCTGCCGTCCGCCTTGGCTTCCCGGCTGCCGAACGAGACCGAGCTCGTCGAGGTCTACATGATCCCCGGGGACGTCTTGGGCGATGACGCCGAGATCCGAATGTCCGCGCGCGCAGCGGGGGTCCCTGTGGAGATCGACGCTGTGATCGAACTCCACCAGGTGGGTTCTCAGACGAAGCTGACAGCGCACGCCGAGATCAGCTCATCGATCCCGATGTTCGGGGCGATGATCGAACAGGCAGTGGTCCCGATCCTGGACAAGCGACTGAGCGAGCGCCTCCGCCGCTTCGAGACTCTCTGA
- a CDS encoding AAA family ATPase, whose protein sequence is MTQVLLAVDFEYDLILFELLSDIDDVTIVARPADEVELLAHCRTGSAEVVIIGRYFPGLDAEVVAAVSAAGAKVLGFGDDGEVLAGLGITAWVGTDADADEVATALDDLRASTVVPPRPSAPPGPVGGQGMTVTVWGTGSSPGRTLTAVNLADEAARLGRRSVIVDADTVSGMVAATLGLTEESSHLASLCRAQTDRSGHLDAHAVPHAVVSQDLHVITGLTKPERWPEIRASVLETVLRRLVKIYDLVVVDVSDRIDPDDEMADPFYDRHCATRAALEAADVVLVLAAGEPIGLQRLVKLLSTPRAEELREKMRLVITKMRAGAVGSPPEARVREVLDRFVRVTPDYVLSDDRVTADAAMLAGRTLHEQNPRSVLCQEIAAMAEDLLPGRRRSRRSGGGRRRRSVPEQGSGRRGGSVTVQGRRD, encoded by the coding sequence ATGACTCAGGTCCTGCTCGCCGTCGACTTCGAATACGACCTCATCCTCTTCGAGCTGCTCAGCGACATCGACGATGTCACCATCGTCGCCCGTCCCGCCGACGAGGTGGAGCTCTTGGCCCATTGCCGGACGGGCAGCGCCGAGGTCGTCATCATCGGCCGCTATTTCCCCGGACTCGATGCCGAGGTCGTCGCCGCGGTCAGCGCTGCCGGAGCGAAGGTGCTCGGCTTCGGCGACGACGGCGAAGTGCTCGCCGGGCTCGGCATCACCGCATGGGTCGGCACCGACGCCGATGCGGACGAAGTGGCCACGGCCCTCGACGACCTCCGAGCCTCGACAGTCGTTCCGCCGCGGCCATCGGCACCACCCGGACCGGTGGGCGGCCAGGGCATGACGGTCACTGTGTGGGGGACCGGTTCGTCCCCGGGGCGCACACTCACTGCGGTCAACCTCGCAGACGAGGCCGCTCGGCTCGGCCGGCGCAGCGTCATCGTCGACGCCGACACGGTCTCCGGGATGGTCGCGGCGACGCTGGGTCTGACCGAGGAGTCCTCACATCTGGCCAGCCTGTGTCGGGCGCAGACCGACAGATCCGGTCACCTCGACGCGCATGCGGTTCCCCATGCGGTGGTCAGCCAGGACCTCCACGTGATCACGGGACTGACGAAGCCTGAACGGTGGCCGGAGATCCGGGCCTCGGTGCTCGAGACCGTGCTGCGCCGACTGGTGAAGATCTACGATCTCGTCGTCGTCGATGTCAGCGACCGCATCGACCCCGATGATGAGATGGCCGATCCCTTCTACGACCGGCACTGTGCGACACGGGCCGCGCTCGAAGCCGCCGACGTCGTTCTCGTGCTCGCCGCGGGGGAGCCGATCGGTCTGCAGCGGCTGGTCAAGCTGCTGAGCACGCCGCGAGCCGAAGAGCTGCGGGAGAAGATGCGATTGGTGATCACGAAGATGCGCGCCGGGGCGGTGGGCTCTCCGCCCGAAGCGAGAGTCCGCGAGGTCCTCGATCGCTTCGTCCGCGTCACCCCCGACTACGTGCTCAGTGATGATCGGGTCACCGCCGACGCCGCAATGCTGGCGGGCAGGACCCTGCACGAACAGAATCCGCGCTCAGTGCTCTGCCAGGAGATCGCCGCCATGGCCGAAGACCTGCTGCCCGGCCGCAGGCGGTCGCGAAGATCCGGGGGCGGACGCAGGCGGCGCAGCGTCCCTGAGCAGGGCTCGGGCCGCCGCGGCGGCAGCGTCACGGTGCAGGGACGACGAGACTAG
- a CDS encoding DUF6912 family protein, with translation MAIRCYIPTTLTALRTGLTEARAVAPDEHGRSLRGEELETAEFDAMCIAAALAADAAFEPAGSGTVPAERPDEGAVAAESLAEAGPAPRVIVAYDAPESSPRRPLSDGFELISIAAIDMAAVASFHLDEEAVWDEAVELGRTDGAAAAESLLGESDLLWYDATELDHLLGDRS, from the coding sequence ATGGCCATCCGCTGCTACATCCCGACCACCCTGACCGCCTTGCGCACGGGACTGACCGAGGCCCGCGCCGTCGCTCCCGACGAACACGGCCGCAGCCTGCGCGGCGAAGAGCTCGAGACCGCAGAATTCGACGCCATGTGCATCGCTGCCGCCCTCGCCGCCGACGCGGCGTTCGAGCCTGCGGGCTCGGGGACCGTGCCCGCGGAACGGCCGGATGAAGGTGCCGTCGCCGCGGAGTCCCTCGCCGAGGCGGGCCCCGCCCCGCGTGTCATCGTCGCCTACGACGCGCCCGAGTCCAGCCCGCGCCGACCACTCAGCGACGGCTTCGAACTCATCAGCATCGCAGCCATCGACATGGCCGCGGTGGCCAGCTTCCACCTCGACGAGGAAGCCGTCTGGGACGAAGCCGTGGAGCTCGGCCGGACCGATGGTGCCGCAGCGGCAGAGAGCCTCCTCGGTGAGTCGGATCTGCTGTGGTACGACGCAACGGAACTCGACCACCTCCTCGGCGACAGGAGCTGA